The following are encoded together in the Brassica napus cultivar Da-Ae chromosome A9, Da-Ae, whole genome shotgun sequence genome:
- the LOC125577973 gene encoding plant UBX domain-containing protein 1-like, translating to MACTYTTPPKKPIKDFSQDFYSAGFIPGAILYFANDLLKDDAAVSSPYLNEEIMFLRDVEAIIKEAEPVEPSPEPVTTVPVDQAPKPTEKKKATKAKWFKM from the exons ATGGCATGCACTT ACACAACTCCTCCCAAGAAGCCGATCAAGGATTTCTCACAAGACTTCTACTCTGCTGGGTTCATTCCTGGAGCTATTCTCTACTTTGCAAACGATCTACTAAAAG ATGATGCTGCCGTTTCAAGTCCTTATCTTAATGAAGAGATCATGTTTCTGAGAGATGTAGAGGCCATAATCAAAGAAGCGGAACCAGTTGAGCCATCTCCAGAGCCAGTCACGACTGTACCCGTTGACCAAGCGCCTAAACccacggagaagaagaaggccaCAAAGGCTAAGTGGTTTAAAATGTGA
- the LOC106428844 gene encoding succinate dehydrogenase [ubiquinone] iron-sulfur subunit 1, mitochondrial: MASGLIGRLVRTKPAKLTSTARLIPSRCTSSATESKPSSSGGGGRGSNLKTFQIYRWNPDSPGKPQLQDYQIDLKDCGPMVLDALIKIKNEMDPSLTFRRSCREGICGSCAMNIDGCNGLACLTKIEDGAKETTITPLPHMFVIKDLVVDMTNFYNQYKSIEPWLKRKSPASEPGKEILQSKKDRAKLDGMYECILCACCSTSCPSYWWNPESYLGPAALLHANRWISDSRDEYTKERLEAIDDEFKLYRCHTILNCARACPKGLNPGKQIAHIKQLQC, from the exons ATGGCGTCCGGTTTAATCGGGAGATTAGTTAGAACCAAACCGGCGAAATTAACCTCAACGGCGAGGTTAATCCCGTCGCGATGTACATCCTCCGCAACGGAATCAAAACCTTCGTCCTCCGGCGGCGGCGGGAGAGGATCGAACCTGAAGACGTTCCAGATCTACCGGTGGAATCCCGATAGCCCCGGGAAGCCTCAGCTCCAAGACTACCAGATCGATCTCAAGGACTGTGGCCCGATGGTTCTAGACGCTCTGATCAAGATCAAAAACGAGATGGATCCGTCGCTCACCTTCCGCCGCTCCTGCCGGGAAGGGATCTGCGGCTCGTGCGCGATGAACATCGACGGGTGCAACGGGCTCGCGTGTCTGACGAAGATCGAAGACGGAGCTAAGGAGACGACGATCACGCCCTTGCCGCATATGTTCGTGATCAAGGATCTGGTGGTGGACATGACGAATTTTTATAACCAGTACAAGAGTATTGAGCCGTGGCTGAAGAGGAAGAGTCCGGCGTCTGAGCCTGGGAAGGAGATTCTGCAGAGTAAGAAGGATAGGGCGAAGCTTGATGGGATGTATGAGTGTATTCTCTGTGCTTGTTGTAGTACCTCGTGTCCTAGTTATTGGTGGAACCCTGAGTCTTACCTTGGCCCTGCCGCTTTGCTACACGCAAACAG GTGGATAAGCGACAGTCGGGACGAGTACACAAAGGAAAGACTTGAGGCTATTGACGACGAGTTCAAGCTATACCGTTGCCATACAATCTTGAACTGTGCACGTGCCTGTCCAAAGGGTTTGAACCCTGGCAAACAGATCGCACACATCAAGCAACTTCAGTGTTGA
- the LOC106428855 gene encoding putative pectate lyase 11, with protein sequence MFSYSSNPFVYTFIFLLSIGNRIAFSSSSSPQAQDPKLVVDEVNRSVFNASRRSLAYLSCRTGNPIDDCWRCDPNWDTNRQRLADCAIGFGKNAIGGRDGRIYVVTDPGNDDPVNPIPGTLRHAVTQEEPLWIIFKRDMVIKLQKELIITSFKTIDGRGASVHITDGPCLKIHEKTNIIIHGINIHDCKPGPGGMIRDGPDHTGMWIPSDGDAVAIFGGKNVWIDHCSLSNCDDGLIDAIHGSTAITISNNHMTHHDKVMLLGHSDSYTEDKNMQVTIAFNHFGEGLVQRMPRCRHGYFHVVNNDYTHWEMYAIGGSASPTIYSQGNRFLAPDTRFNKEVTKHEDAPESQWRDWNWRSEGDMLLNGAYFRQSGAGAPSTYARASSLSARPSSLVGSITTTAGALSCRRGGHC encoded by the exons ATGTTTTCGTATTCTAGTAATCCTTTTGTTTACACTTTTATATTTCTCCTATCAATCGGCAACAGGATTGCATTCTCTTCGAGTTCGTCACCGCAGGCTCAGGATCCGAAGCTAGTAGTTGACGAAGTCAATAG AAGTGTATTCAATGCGTCACGGAGGAGCCTGGCCTACCTATCTTGTAGAACCGGAAATCCAATCGATGATTGTTGGCGTTGCGATCCAAACTGGGACACAAATCGCCAACGGCTAGCCGATTGTGCTATTGGGTTTGGCAAAAACGCCATCGGAGGCCGCGACGGCCGAATTTACGTGGTTACAGATCCTGGCAACGACGATCCAGTAAACCCTATACCTGGAACCCTTAGACATGCGGTGACACAAGAAGAACCATTGTGGATCATTTTCAAGAGAGATATGGTcattaaacttcaaaaagaaCTCATCATCACATCTTTCAAGACCATTGATGGTAGAGGCGCAAGCGTTCACATTACCGATGGCCCTTGCTTAAAAATTCACGAAAAAACTAATATCATCATCCATGGCATTAACATCCATGACTGCAAACCAGGACCTG GTGGCATGATTAGAGATGGCCCAGATCATACTGGAATGTGGATCCCATCAGATGGAGACGCGGTGGCGATATTCGGAGGGAAAAACGTGTGGATTGACCATTGTTCATTGTCTAACTGCGATGATGGTCTCATTGACGCCATACATGGTTCGACGGCTATAACCATATCGAACAACCACATGACACACCATGACAAGGTCATGCTTTTAGGGCATAGCGATAGTTATACAGAGGACAAGAACATGCAAGTCACCATTGCGTTTAACCATTTCGGAGAAGGGCTCGTTCAAAGGATGCCACG GTGCAGGCATGGATATTTCCATGTGGTGAACAATGATTATACTCACTGGGAAATGTATGCCATCGGTGGAAGTGCTTCTCCGACGATATACAGCCAAGGCAATAGATTTCTCGCTCCTGATACTCGGTTTAATAAAGAG GTTACAAAACATGAAGATGCACCCGAAAGCCAATGGAGAGATTGGAATTGGAGATCTGAAGGGGATATGTTGTTGAACGGAGCATATTTCAGACAATCCGGTGCCGGAGCTCCATCGACTTATGCAAGAGCTTCTAGCCTAAGTGCGAGGCCATCATCGCTTGTGGGTTCCATCACTACGACGGCAGGAGCACTGAGTTGTCGACGAGGTGGTCACTGTTAA